From the genome of Hymenobacter gelipurpurascens:
CTCCTGACCATGGGGTTCTTTGTGCCCAATGGTGCCTCTACCGTTACGGTGCAGCACGCCATTTATGGCACCGATGCCAGCAGTAGCTGGGAGCTATGGGCCCAGTCCGAAGCCTGCAACTGCAACAAATGGACGAAAGTAGGCAGCACCGTACTGACCACTAGCAGCACACTGCAAACGGCCGCTTTCACCGTAAATATCCCTGGCAAAGTAAAATTCGAGATTCGGAAGACGTCGGGTGGCCTAGCGCGGCTGGATATCGACGATTTTACCGTGACGGATTACAGCGGCGTCACGGAGCCGACCATTGACAACGTCAATCTGGCGCTGGGCAACCCCAGCGGCGCCGTAGCCGACCCCAGCTACCCCAACAACTACCTGTTGGCAAAGCCGCAATATGTAGTGGGCTACAACCGCGACCAAGGCAAACCCAACTGGGTAAGCTGGCATCTGGAAGCCGCAGACGTAGTATCGCTGGCCAACCGCCAGGACGACTTCCGCAATGACACTTCCCTGCCCGACGGATGGTACCAGGTGCAAGGCACCAGCTACGTAGGCAGCGGTTTCGATAGGGGGCACAACTGTCCTTCCGCCGACCGCACCTCCAGTGTGGAGAACAACTCGGCTACGTTTCTAATGACCAACATGATGCCCCAGGCGGCGGATAATAACCA
Proteins encoded in this window:
- a CDS encoding DNA/RNA non-specific endonuclease — its product is MASANSQENFDTGSKPDYPTGTVALPSGSWILNDALLGTADADHKNGPQAVRLQRNGLLTMGFFVPNGASTVTVQHAIYGTDASSSWELWAQSEACNCNKWTKVGSTVLTTSSTLQTAAFTVNIPGKVKFEIRKTSGGLARLDIDDFTVTDYSGVTEPTIDNVNLALGNPSGAVADPSYPNNYLLAKPQYVVGYNRDQGKPNWVSWHLEAADVVSLANRQDDFRNDTSLPDGWYQVQGTSYVGSGFDRGHNCPSADRTSSVENNSATFLMTNMMPQAADNNQGPWAVLEGYTRDILPGNEVYIICGSYGVGGTGVNGYMESIDQGRITVPNRTWKVIVILPVGDNDASRVSATTRVIAVDMPNTNGIRNTSWGTFRTSVDAIEQATGYDLLSQLSVEVQTAIESKVDAGPVQ